The Flavobacterium sp. 123 genome contains a region encoding:
- a CDS encoding gliding motility-associated protein GldE, with product MDPEPSINLAYTLDTTLVLGFTGIFALLFCSALVSGAEIAFFSLSQKDIDETVQENASKGKIIADLLEKPKKLLATLLVANNFINIGVVILFSFVGKGIFSEITSPVLKFILEVIVVTFLILLFGEVLPKVYASRNNIKFAKQIAYPIALLDKILSPVSLPMRSATIFLHNKLGKQKTNFSVDQLSQALELTDSEETSSDEQKILEGIVTFGNTDTKQVMSPRIDIFALEIEESFSDICPKIIEKGFSRIPVYRDNIDQIEGVLFVKDLLPHINTNDFDWKPLIREPFFVPENKKLDNLLKDFQNMKSHLAIVVDEYGGTSGLVSLEDVIEEIVGDISDEFDDENINFSKIDDKNYLFEGKINLKDFYRIVDVDEELFEIKKGEAETLAGFILEILGNFPKKDQKITFENCLFTIETVDKKRIRQIKVTLE from the coding sequence TTGGACCCAGAGCCCAGTATAAATTTAGCTTACACTTTAGATACTACATTAGTATTAGGATTTACAGGAATATTTGCGCTACTCTTTTGTTCCGCATTAGTTTCTGGTGCAGAAATTGCCTTTTTTTCTTTATCTCAAAAAGACATTGACGAAACTGTTCAGGAAAATGCTTCAAAAGGAAAAATCATTGCAGATCTTTTGGAGAAACCTAAAAAACTTCTTGCCACACTTCTTGTAGCAAATAATTTTATAAACATTGGCGTTGTCATCTTGTTTTCATTTGTTGGAAAAGGAATTTTCTCAGAAATTACTTCACCCGTTTTAAAATTTATTTTAGAAGTTATCGTAGTTACTTTCTTGATTTTGTTGTTTGGAGAAGTATTACCAAAAGTATATGCCAGCCGAAACAATATAAAATTTGCCAAACAAATTGCCTATCCTATTGCCTTACTTGACAAAATACTTTCGCCGGTGAGTTTACCCATGCGATCAGCCACAATATTTTTACATAATAAATTAGGGAAGCAGAAAACCAATTTTTCCGTAGATCAATTATCTCAAGCTTTAGAACTTACTGATTCCGAAGAAACCAGCTCTGACGAACAAAAAATATTAGAAGGAATTGTCACTTTCGGAAACACCGACACGAAACAAGTGATGAGTCCTAGAATTGATATTTTTGCACTTGAAATTGAAGAATCTTTTAGCGATATCTGTCCAAAAATAATCGAAAAAGGATTTTCAAGAATTCCTGTTTACCGAGACAATATTGATCAGATAGAAGGCGTTTTGTTTGTAAAAGATTTACTGCCTCATATTAACACTAATGATTTTGACTGGAAACCATTAATTCGAGAACCGTTTTTTGTTCCTGAAAATAAAAAATTAGATAATTTGTTAAAAGATTTTCAGAATATGAAAAGCCATTTAGCAATTGTGGTAGATGAATATGGTGGAACTTCGGGATTAGTATCGCTTGAAGATGTAATTGAAGAAATTGTAGGAGATATTAGCGATGAATTTGATGATGAGAATATAAATTTTTCTAAAATTGACGACAAGAATTATCTTTTTGAAGGAAAAATAAATCTCAAGGATTTCTACAGAATCGTTGATGTTGACGAAGAGTTGTTCGAAATCAAAAAAGGAGAGGCTGAAACCTTAGCGGGATTCATTCTTGAAATTTTGGGCAACTTTCCTAAAAAAGATCAAAAAATCACTTTTGAAAACTGCTTGTTCACAATAGAAACAGTAGATAAAAAACGTATCCGACAAATTAAAGTAACCCTTGAATAG
- the gldD gene encoding gliding motility lipoprotein GldD: MLKKTLAITLLFIVLISVFSCKDDVLPKPSSHLRLDYPEAKYVHFENNCPFSFEINSDAIIKGEKDCGFAISYPKMKATIYLTYKPVNNNINNLLRDAQKLTYEHVIKADDILEQPYLNPDKKVYGMFYQVDGNAATNSQFYVTDSIKHFVIGSVYFYAKPNFDSIMPAASYVKNDMQRLMETLKWK, translated from the coding sequence ATGTTAAAAAAAACACTCGCTATTACCCTCTTGTTCATAGTGTTAATTTCTGTTTTTAGTTGTAAAGACGATGTTTTACCTAAGCCATCAAGTCATTTGAGACTGGATTATCCAGAGGCTAAATATGTGCATTTTGAAAATAATTGCCCCTTTAGTTTCGAAATCAATTCAGATGCAATAATCAAAGGAGAGAAAGATTGTGGATTTGCCATTTCATATCCAAAGATGAAAGCAACTATATATTTGACCTACAAACCCGTTAATAACAACATAAATAATTTATTGCGAGACGCCCAAAAACTAACCTACGAGCACGTCATTAAAGCAGATGACATCTTAGAACAACCTTACTTAAATCCTGACAAAAAAGTGTATGGTATGTTTTATCAAGTAGACGGGAATGCAGCGACAAATTCACAGTTTTACGTAACTGACAGTATCAAACATTTTGTTATTGGTTCCGTATATTTCTATGCAAAACCCAATTTTGATTCTATTATGCCAGCAGCGAGTTATGTAAAAAATGACATGCAGCGTTTGATGGAAACTTTAAAGTGGAAATAA
- a CDS encoding heavy-metal-associated domain-containing protein: protein MNFTKSIAAVVFSGLMFVGCKEKTAETSESVSAEAEAPKVKKEIAAANIQTASFKVEGMTCAIGCAKTIEQELSVLEGVQKATVDFDKKLATVTFDKTVQSPESLTKIVQATGDGKTYKVSNIKS from the coding sequence ATGAATTTTACTAAATCAATTGCAGCTGTTGTTTTTTCAGGTCTTATGTTTGTGGGTTGTAAAGAAAAGACAGCAGAAACTTCAGAAAGTGTTTCAGCAGAAGCGGAAGCTCCAAAAGTAAAAAAAGAAATTGCTGCAGCTAATATTCAAACGGCTAGTTTTAAAGTTGAAGGAATGACTTGTGCTATAGGCTGTGCCAAAACAATAGAGCAAGAATTGTCAGTTCTTGAAGGTGTTCAAAAAGCTACGGTTGATTTTGACAAAAAATTGGCTACGGTTACTTTTGATAAAACGGTTCAAAGCCCAGAAAGTTTAACTAAAATTGTTCAAGCTACTGGAGATGGTAAAACATATAAAGTTTCAAATATCAAGTCGTAA
- a CDS encoding DMT family transporter: MFSKQLKWVYLGILSLVWGSSFILIKKGLIGLTALQLGSLRIIFAAVFLLIIGFKSLEKITKYQWKFIAMTSLFGTFIPAYLFAIAQTQIDSSVSSILNSLTPLNTLIIGSLAFGLQFKKNQIFGVLIGLVGCTLLILNGAIHHPEQNYYYAILVLIASICYATNVNLIKRHLHDLAPLSITTGNFLVLLFPATIILFASGFFDVVHVASVQKSVLFIMILGVVGTGIANILFFKLIQMSSPVFATSVTYLIPVVAFFWGLLDNEMISAVQFIGAFIILIGVYLSAKK, from the coding sequence ATGTTTTCAAAACAATTGAAATGGGTTTACTTAGGGATTCTTTCTCTTGTTTGGGGAAGTTCATTTATATTAATTAAAAAAGGATTAATTGGACTAACCGCTTTGCAATTAGGTTCTTTACGAATCATATTTGCTGCGGTATTTTTATTGATTATTGGATTTAAAAGTCTTGAAAAAATCACTAAGTACCAATGGAAATTTATTGCAATGACATCCTTGTTCGGAACATTTATTCCAGCTTATCTTTTTGCAATTGCGCAAACTCAAATTGACAGCTCAGTAAGTTCTATTCTGAATTCCTTAACGCCATTAAATACATTAATAATTGGAAGTTTAGCTTTTGGTTTACAGTTCAAAAAAAATCAAATTTTTGGCGTGCTAATAGGTTTAGTTGGTTGCACTTTATTAATCCTGAATGGAGCAATTCATCATCCAGAACAAAATTATTATTATGCAATTTTAGTTTTAATTGCTTCTATTTGTTATGCCACAAATGTCAACCTCATTAAGAGACATCTTCATGATTTAGCGCCATTGAGTATTACTACAGGGAATTTTTTGGTTTTACTTTTCCCCGCCACAATCATATTATTTGCATCAGGTTTTTTTGATGTAGTTCATGTAGCTTCGGTTCAGAAATCGGTTTTATTTATCATGATTTTAGGAGTTGTAGGAACTGGAATTGCCAACATTCTTTTCTTTAAATTAATCCAAATGTCTTCACCAGTATTTGCAACTTCTGTAACGTATTTAATTCCAGTAGTTGCTTTTTTTTGGGGACTTTTAGACAATGAAATGATTTCGGCGGTACAATTCATAGGCGCATTTATAATTTTGATTGGAGTTTATTTATCTGCTAAGAAATAA
- a CDS encoding pitrilysin family protein — MKKINIVFILLILTGIMQAQDRTQPKPGKSPVVNIKKPQSFVLPNGLKVMIVENNKLPRVSYNLTLDNAPFVEGNKKGVDELTSNLIGNGSKKIVKDAFHEEVDFLGASINFSSQGAYASSLSKYAQRILELMAEGALYPNFTQEEFDKEKAKLIEGLKSEEKSVPAIANRVVDALAFGKSHPSGEYMTEETIKNVTLADVETNYRNYFVPENAYLVIIGDIKYNKIKPLVEKLFGVWQKKSTPKLTYEAPKNVSFMQINFVDVPNAVQSEISLVNTLNLRMGDADFFPAVIANQVLGGDFNSYLNMNLREKNAWTYGANSVIGSGKYVTKFKATSAVRNVVTDSAVVEFIKEIKKIRTEKVSDEVLNNVKAGYVGRFVMQVEKPQAVARYALNIETEGLPADFYEKYIQTINAVTADDVIRVANKYFSIDSTRIVIAGKGSEVIPALERLKIPMFFFDKYANPLAKPILKKEVPLGMTAKIVLDNYIKAIGGEKAVTAVKTIAMVGSTTIPQAPSPLSFTSKIDVKGKLITELAMGTMSLMKQVVDEKGAYVLQQGQRRNIEGEDLSEMKASATPFEELKLAKKTGLILGGIEAVNGSDAFAVKNGKTTYYYDVVSGLKVAEAKTMEQAGQTMTQTTNFGDYRVVKGVKVPFNVIQNVGFELDIKMSEVKINEGVSDADFK; from the coding sequence ATGAAAAAAATAAATATAGTATTCATTCTATTGATCCTTACAGGAATTATGCAGGCACAAGATCGAACTCAACCTAAACCGGGTAAATCTCCAGTTGTAAATATTAAAAAACCACAATCGTTTGTCTTGCCAAATGGGTTAAAGGTTATGATTGTTGAAAATAATAAATTACCCAGAGTTTCTTATAATTTGACTTTGGATAATGCTCCATTTGTTGAGGGAAATAAAAAAGGAGTTGATGAATTAACCAGCAACTTGATTGGTAATGGAAGCAAAAAAATAGTTAAAGATGCTTTCCATGAAGAAGTCGATTTTCTTGGAGCGAGTATCAACTTTAGTTCTCAAGGTGCTTATGCAAGCTCTCTTTCAAAATATGCACAAAGAATTTTAGAGTTAATGGCAGAAGGTGCGCTATATCCTAATTTTACTCAAGAAGAGTTTGATAAAGAAAAAGCTAAGCTTATTGAAGGGCTTAAATCAGAAGAGAAAAGTGTTCCTGCAATTGCGAATAGAGTTGTAGATGCATTAGCTTTTGGTAAAAGTCATCCTTCAGGAGAATATATGACCGAAGAGACAATCAAGAATGTTACTTTGGCAGATGTTGAGACAAATTATCGTAATTATTTTGTTCCTGAAAATGCGTATTTGGTTATCATTGGTGATATTAAGTACAATAAAATAAAACCATTAGTGGAGAAATTATTTGGAGTTTGGCAAAAAAAGAGTACTCCAAAATTAACTTATGAAGCGCCAAAAAATGTGTCTTTCATGCAAATTAATTTTGTAGATGTTCCAAATGCAGTGCAATCTGAAATTTCATTGGTAAACACATTGAATCTCCGAATGGGAGATGCTGATTTTTTTCCAGCAGTTATAGCAAACCAAGTTCTAGGAGGAGATTTTAATAGTTATTTGAATATGAATTTGCGTGAAAAAAACGCTTGGACTTATGGAGCTAATTCTGTCATAGGAAGTGGTAAATATGTGACCAAATTCAAAGCGACATCGGCAGTTAGAAATGTTGTTACGGATAGTGCTGTGGTTGAATTTATCAAAGAAATTAAAAAAATAAGAACCGAAAAAGTCTCTGATGAAGTATTAAATAATGTAAAAGCGGGATATGTTGGTAGATTTGTAATGCAGGTTGAAAAACCTCAAGCGGTTGCCAGATATGCATTGAATATAGAGACAGAAGGACTTCCAGCAGATTTTTATGAAAAATACATCCAAACCATAAATGCCGTAACTGCTGATGATGTAATTCGTGTGGCAAATAAGTATTTTTCTATTGACAGTACCCGAATTGTAATTGCTGGTAAAGGTTCAGAAGTGATTCCTGCCTTGGAGAGACTAAAAATCCCAATGTTCTTTTTTGATAAATATGCAAATCCATTAGCAAAACCTATTTTGAAAAAAGAAGTTCCATTAGGAATGACCGCTAAAATAGTTTTAGATAATTACATCAAAGCTATTGGTGGTGAAAAAGCTGTAACTGCTGTGAAAACAATCGCAATGGTTGGTTCAACTACAATCCCTCAAGCGCCTTCTCCGCTTAGTTTTACTTCTAAAATTGATGTGAAAGGAAAGCTAATAACAGAATTAGCAATGGGGACGATGAGCTTGATGAAACAAGTTGTTGATGAAAAAGGAGCGTATGTGCTTCAACAAGGACAGCGCAGAAATATAGAAGGGGAAGATCTATCAGAAATGAAGGCAAGTGCAACACCTTTTGAAGAATTAAAACTTGCTAAGAAAACAGGATTGATTCTAGGCGGTATCGAAGCCGTGAATGGAAGTGATGCTTTTGCTGTGAAAAATGGTAAAACAACCTATTATTATGATGTGGTTTCAGGGCTTAAAGTTGCAGAAGCGAAAACTATGGAACAAGCTGGTCAAACAATGACGCAAACAACTAATTTTGGAGATTACAGAGTGGTAAAAGGAGTAAAAGTTCCTTTTAATGTAATCCAAAATGTAGGTTTTGAATTGGATATTAAAATGTCTGAAGTGAAAATCAACGAAGGTGTATCGGATGCTGATTTTAAATAA